Proteins encoded within one genomic window of Prochlorococcus marinus str. MIT 9515:
- the rnhA gene encoding ribonuclease HI — protein sequence MNSKTNIAIEAATDGACSGNPGPGGWGGLIIFIDNSEIEIGGSEQNTTNNRMELTAAIKTLEKLKNYQLKENFKLRTDSKYVIEGYTKWISNWKKNGWKTSAGKSVQNLDLWQKIDELRIQGLEMEFVKGHSGDKQNERVDLIATSYSKGIPLDSEVKKLSSEIDSKETGSSKIQNLFLKNELLEKFAEKKYFLNSSELNELLGEESYPLIKKYELFEWRNWRLIPKNQKYWIIENKHA from the coding sequence ATGAATAGTAAAACAAATATTGCTATTGAAGCTGCAACAGATGGTGCTTGCAGTGGAAACCCGGGACCTGGTGGATGGGGAGGTTTAATAATCTTCATTGACAATAGCGAAATAGAAATAGGTGGTTCAGAGCAGAATACTACTAATAATCGAATGGAACTCACTGCAGCAATAAAAACTCTCGAAAAGTTAAAAAATTATCAATTAAAAGAAAACTTTAAATTAAGAACAGATAGTAAATATGTTATTGAAGGTTATACAAAATGGATCAGTAATTGGAAGAAAAATGGATGGAAAACGAGTGCAGGAAAATCTGTACAGAACTTAGATTTATGGCAAAAAATAGATGAATTAAGAATACAAGGCTTAGAGATGGAATTCGTAAAAGGTCATAGCGGGGATAAACAGAATGAGAGAGTTGATTTAATTGCCACAAGCTATAGTAAGGGAATTCCACTAGATAGTGAAGTTAAAAAATTATCTTCAGAAATTGATTCAAAAGAAACCGGATCTTCGAAAATCCAAAACTTATTTTTAAAAAATGAATTACTCGAAAAATTTGCTGAAAAAAAATATTTTTTAAATTCTAGTGAGTTAAATGAATTACTTGGAGAGGAAAGTTATCCTCTCATCAAAAAATATGAATTATTTGAATGGCGGAATTGGAGATTAATTCCTAAAAATCAAAAATATTGGATAATAGAGAATAAACACGCTTAA
- the rplL gene encoding 50S ribosomal protein L7/L12 codes for MTAKTEEILESLKSLSLLEASELVKQIEEAFGVSAAASAGVVMAAPGAAGGDGDGGAAEEKTEFDVILESFDAAAKIKVLKVVRNATGLGLGDAKALVESAPKTVKEGIAKADAETLKKEIEEAGGKVTLK; via the coding sequence ATGACTGCAAAAACTGAAGAAATTCTTGAATCATTGAAATCCCTCTCACTTTTAGAAGCATCTGAGCTTGTTAAACAAATTGAAGAGGCATTCGGTGTTTCTGCAGCAGCATCAGCTGGTGTGGTAATGGCAGCTCCAGGTGCTGCTGGTGGCGATGGAGACGGCGGGGCCGCTGAAGAGAAAACTGAATTTGATGTTATTCTAGAAAGCTTCGATGCAGCTGCAAAAATTAAAGTTCTAAAAGTTGTTAGAAATGCAACTGGTCTTGGTCTTGGTGATGCAAAAGCTCTTGTTGAATCAGCACCAAAGACAGTTAAAGAAGGTATCGCAAAAGCAGATGCTGAAACTTTAAAGAAAGAGATTGAAGAAGCTGGCGGTAAAGTTACACTAAAATAA
- the rplJ gene encoding 50S ribosomal protein L10 — MGRTIENKQKIVTELKSLLDDSEMAVVLDYKGLTIKEMSDLRSRLQTNKGICKVTKNSLMRKAIDGNSNWTDLESLLTGTNAFVLIKEDVGGAVKAIQSFQKETKKSETKGALFEGRLLSQSEIKEIASLPSREVLMAKIAGALNGVATKIAISINEVPSGLARSLKQHSEKSES; from the coding sequence ATGGGCCGAACAATAGAGAATAAGCAAAAAATCGTCACAGAACTAAAATCTCTGTTAGATGATTCGGAAATGGCTGTAGTTCTTGACTATAAAGGGTTAACTATCAAGGAGATGTCTGATTTGCGATCAAGGTTGCAAACAAACAAAGGCATTTGCAAAGTTACAAAAAATTCATTAATGCGCAAAGCGATTGATGGTAATAGTAACTGGACTGATCTTGAATCCTTACTCACAGGGACTAATGCTTTTGTTTTAATCAAAGAAGATGTTGGAGGAGCTGTAAAAGCAATCCAATCTTTTCAAAAAGAGACAAAAAAATCCGAAACCAAAGGGGCTTTATTCGAAGGTAGACTTCTCAGCCAATCTGAAATTAAAGAGATAGCTAGTCTGCCTTCGAGAGAAGTATTAATGGCAAAAATTGCCGGCGCATTAAATGGTGTTGCTACAAAAATTGCTATTTCTATCAATGAAGTGCCTTCTGGACTTGCTAGATCACTTAAACAACATTCTGAAAAATCAGAATCTTAA
- the rplA gene encoding 50S ribosomal protein L1 translates to MKKLSKRMTALSTKIEDRTYAPLEALAIIKENANAKFDETIEAHIRLGIDPKYTDQQLRTTVALPHGTGQSIKIAVITSGENVAKAKSAGADLFGEEDLVESINKGNMDFDLLIATPDMMPKVAKLGRVLGPRGLMPNPKAGTVTSDIASAIKEFKAGKLEFRADKAGIVHVRFGKASFTENALFENLKTLQESIDKNKPSGAKGKYWKTFYVTSTMGPSVQVDINALQDYQPES, encoded by the coding sequence ATGAAAAAACTATCCAAAAGAATGACTGCTCTATCAACAAAGATAGAGGATCGCACATATGCTCCCCTTGAAGCTTTAGCCATTATCAAGGAAAATGCAAACGCTAAATTTGATGAGACTATTGAAGCTCATATTCGTTTAGGCATTGATCCAAAATATACAGATCAACAGCTAAGAACAACCGTAGCTCTTCCTCATGGCACTGGCCAAAGTATTAAAATTGCTGTTATAACCAGCGGTGAAAATGTAGCAAAAGCCAAATCTGCAGGTGCAGATCTTTTTGGAGAAGAGGATTTGGTTGAAAGCATTAATAAAGGTAATATGGATTTTGATTTGCTGATTGCAACACCTGATATGATGCCAAAAGTTGCAAAACTTGGAAGGGTTTTGGGCCCAAGGGGATTAATGCCAAATCCCAAAGCCGGTACTGTAACTAGCGATATAGCAAGTGCAATAAAAGAATTTAAAGCGGGTAAACTAGAATTTAGAGCAGATAAAGCTGGAATCGTACATGTTCGTTTTGGAAAAGCTAGTTTTACCGAAAATGCCTTATTTGAAAACTTAAAGACGTTACAAGAATCTATCGATAAAAATAAGCCTAGTGGTGCGAAGGGTAAGTATTGGAAAACTTTTTATGTAACTTCAACTATGGGACCTTCTGTTCAAGTCGACATAAATGCATTACAAGATTACCAGCCTGAAAGTTAA
- the rplK gene encoding 50S ribosomal protein L11, translating to MAKKIVAVIKLALQAGKANPAPPVGPALGQHGVNIMAFCKEYNARTQDKAGFVIPVEISVFEDRSFTFITKTPPASVLITKAAGIEKGSGESSKGSVGNISKSQLEEIAKTKLPDLNCTSIESAMKVIEGTARNMGISITE from the coding sequence ATGGCAAAAAAAATCGTTGCGGTTATTAAACTAGCATTGCAAGCTGGTAAAGCAAATCCCGCCCCACCAGTGGGTCCAGCTTTAGGTCAACACGGTGTAAATATAATGGCATTTTGCAAAGAATATAATGCAAGGACACAAGATAAAGCCGGTTTTGTTATTCCTGTTGAAATTTCCGTTTTTGAAGACAGAAGCTTTACTTTTATAACTAAAACTCCACCTGCTTCAGTCTTGATAACTAAAGCCGCTGGAATTGAAAAAGGATCTGGTGAATCTTCAAAAGGGTCTGTTGGCAATATAAGTAAATCTCAATTAGAGGAGATAGCCAAAACAAAGCTTCCTGATTTAAACTGTACAAGTATTGAATCAGCAATGAAAGTGATTGAAGGAACTGCTCGAAATATGGGTATTTCAATTACTGAATAA
- the nusG gene encoding transcription termination/antitermination protein NusG has product MSNELTANLGSQKANTSIARWYAVQVASSCEKKVKATLEQRSVTLGVNNRIIEIEIPQTPGIKLKKDGSRQTTEEKVFPGYVLVRMILDEDTMMAVKSTPNVINFVGAEDGRGSGRSRGHIKPRPLSRQEVNRIFKRASEKKAVIKLDLEEKDRIIVTSGPFKDFQGEVIEVSGERNKLKALLSIFGRETPVELEFSQINKQN; this is encoded by the coding sequence ATGAGTAATGAATTAACAGCAAATCTTGGTTCCCAAAAGGCCAATACCAGTATTGCTAGGTGGTATGCCGTTCAAGTTGCTTCCAGCTGTGAAAAGAAAGTAAAAGCTACTCTCGAACAAAGGTCAGTAACTTTAGGTGTTAATAATAGAATTATAGAGATTGAGATTCCTCAAACTCCCGGAATTAAACTTAAGAAAGATGGATCCAGACAAACAACAGAGGAGAAGGTTTTCCCTGGTTACGTGTTGGTTAGGATGATTTTGGATGAAGATACCATGATGGCTGTAAAAAGTACTCCAAATGTTATTAATTTTGTTGGAGCTGAAGATGGGAGAGGCAGTGGTAGATCACGAGGGCATATCAAACCTCGACCATTATCTAGGCAAGAGGTAAATAGAATATTTAAGCGCGCCTCAGAGAAGAAAGCTGTAATAAAATTAGATCTTGAAGAAAAAGATAGAATTATTGTTACGAGTGGACCTTTTAAAGATTTTCAGGGTGAAGTAATAGAAGTTTCGGGAGAAAGAAATAAATTAAAAGCATTACTTTCAATATTTGGGCGCGAAACTCCTGTAGAATTAGAATTCTCGCAAATCAATAAACAAAATTAA
- the secE gene encoding preprotein translocase subunit SecE, which translates to MKEPSEIKEPKKKKNFLTSTVDELKLVVWPNKQQLFSESVAVIIMVSFSAAAIASVSRFYGWAASQIFR; encoded by the coding sequence ATAAAAGAGCCCTCTGAAATAAAAGAGCCCAAGAAAAAGAAGAATTTTTTAACTTCCACAGTCGATGAACTTAAACTAGTTGTGTGGCCTAACAAACAACAGTTATTTAGCGAATCTGTTGCTGTTATCATTATGGTATCCTTTTCTGCAGCTGCAATTGCATCTGTGAGCAGATTTTATGGATGGGCCGCATCACAAATTTTCCGTTAA